One genomic segment of Cardinium endosymbiont of Philonthus spinipes includes these proteins:
- a CDS encoding LysM peptidoglycan-binding domain-containing protein, producing MRWIFVVIALLPFPGWAIDTPQSIVVPQVVRFANMRLRLTRGARKRVQAKVDQLTRSARSFNQILERTHLFFPIIEKILSDENVPDDFKFQAVHESMLVGHAVSHTQDVGFWQIQKATGLGLRLTIDHLVDERMHLIQSTKAAARFLKIQYQYFDSWLGALLAYNRGRAGAVKLFPSRFRGAKIVRLDDQTDHYIISVIATKLAFEKMAGKKQHAKLRLFVYDQGHHGQRLEDIAMHLKIEAGLLLEHNRWLRTAVVPPHTRCALLVPLLHAHAPMHPVLSLSKPIKNKSLKQKQTAVVPKQKSSQSGHIDYAKYVKSPFPEMKSLQDTRSARLVKANGRLAIVAKKGDTIPCLAKLGGLAIDQFLLINEIKKTHQLIPGTIYYYSPKGSKGGTHYHVVALGEDMWSIAQRYGMRQAALLEKNRMKQVEPLEKGRVLWLRFIRPRKIPVEYHHVDAPF from the coding sequence ATGCGTTGGATTTTTGTTGTTATCGCCTTGCTACCATTTCCTGGATGGGCTATTGATACGCCTCAATCAATCGTGGTGCCGCAAGTAGTCCGGTTTGCAAACATGCGATTGAGGCTTACGCGTGGTGCCCGTAAACGTGTGCAAGCAAAAGTAGACCAGTTGACCCGATCTGCCAGGTCGTTTAATCAAATATTAGAGCGCACCCATCTTTTTTTTCCTATTATAGAAAAAATATTGTCTGATGAAAATGTTCCAGATGATTTTAAATTCCAAGCTGTGCATGAAAGTATGCTTGTCGGCCATGCAGTAAGCCACACCCAAGATGTTGGATTTTGGCAAATTCAAAAGGCAACTGGCTTGGGTTTACGTTTAACCATTGATCATCTTGTAGATGAGCGAATGCACTTAATTCAGTCGACAAAAGCGGCAGCCCGTTTTTTAAAAATCCAGTACCAATATTTTGATAGTTGGCTGGGCGCATTACTGGCCTATAATAGAGGTAGGGCAGGGGCTGTAAAGCTATTTCCTTCCCGTTTCCGTGGCGCCAAAATCGTACGTTTAGATGATCAGACCGACCACTATATCATTTCTGTTATCGCTACTAAGCTGGCCTTTGAAAAGATGGCTGGAAAAAAGCAGCATGCAAAGCTACGGCTATTTGTTTATGATCAAGGTCACCATGGCCAAAGATTGGAAGATATTGCTATGCATTTAAAAATAGAAGCAGGATTATTACTCGAACACAATCGGTGGCTTAGAACGGCTGTAGTACCACCTCATACAAGGTGTGCTTTGCTGGTACCATTACTCCATGCCCACGCTCCTATGCATCCTGTGCTAAGCCTTTCTAAACCAATAAAAAATAAATCACTTAAACAGAAACAAACAGCAGTAGTACCCAAGCAAAAGTCTTCCCAATCTGGTCATATAGATTATGCCAAGTATGTAAAATCTCCCTTTCCTGAGATGAAGTCTTTACAAGATACCCGTTCTGCTAGATTGGTTAAAGCCAATGGTAGATTGGCTATTGTTGCAAAAAAAGGAGATACCATTCCCTGTTTAGCCAAGTTAGGTGGCTTGGCTATAGATCAATTTCTTCTTATAAATGAGATTAAAAAAACGCACCAGTTGATACCAGGAACTATATATTATTACAGTCCAAAAGGCAGTAAAGGTGGTACCCATTATCACGTTGTGGCACTGGGCGAAGATATGTGGAGCATTGCCCAACGGTATGGCATGAGACAAGCTGCACTTTTGGAAAAGAATCGCATGAAGCAGGTAGAACCGTTAGAAAAGGGACGTGTATTATGGTTACGATTTATTAGGCCTCGAAAGATTCCAGTGGAATACCACCATGTAGATGCTCCATTTTAA
- a CDS encoding putative glycoside hydrolase, whose product MEKRPLTAVASTLARPEQVVVTTGEEIFLSQDGGGAFTLVADKHALSYLSYFTSVAISEKDSNEWIVGTSYNGFYLTRDGGRSWKAIPVTLKGLRFGGHYHETINDIAYDLANPDKVYFAYGPYGKMGLLHIKTGFMEPIAPLPVPHGIVSLSTVGSDAQLIAQTQSAVWCFRKNKWLKNGILPPNCSPYFSEARRKKVQDKRGIYLTAWTASNLKDLRKHLLFIKEHGMNAVVIDCKDDFGYITYNSRVKMASEIKAIRPMLDIQAIRALADELDIYLIARVVLFKDEKLYRYAGNGYALWDKKRNAPWAHFIKTPTGQLVQREYWVNLFSPEVWEYNLQIAQELQSLGMDEIQFDYIRLPSEGPLHTISCRHNNYEMKAIDALESYLKRAREVLTLPISVNVFGYNGWFLTNALGQNIQRLALYVDAISPMTYPSHYHTTFLGTTPYFKKAHLLYKVGSDRSAFYTKEQVCIRQYVQAFLLGAERKFSEEVYCNYMKAQIAGVYGSKGSGFLLWNASNNYYMVKQGLLRSPLSSLSKYSWATGKK is encoded by the coding sequence ATGGAAAAAAGACCCCTCACCGCTGTTGCCAGCACACTGGCTAGGCCCGAGCAAGTTGTTGTAACAACAGGTGAGGAAATATTTTTATCGCAAGATGGTGGTGGTGCTTTTACGCTGGTAGCGGATAAGCATGCCCTTTCTTATTTGTCCTATTTTACCTCAGTCGCTATTTCAGAAAAAGATTCGAATGAATGGATTGTCGGCACTTCTTATAATGGTTTTTACCTCACACGAGATGGAGGAAGGAGCTGGAAGGCTATACCGGTAACGTTAAAAGGCCTTCGTTTTGGTGGTCACTATCACGAAACGATTAATGATATAGCCTATGATCTTGCCAATCCTGATAAAGTTTATTTTGCTTATGGGCCTTATGGAAAGATGGGTTTGCTCCATATCAAAACAGGTTTTATGGAGCCCATAGCCCCCCTACCAGTGCCACATGGCATTGTTTCCCTATCCACCGTTGGTTCAGATGCGCAGCTGATTGCGCAAACGCAATCAGCTGTTTGGTGTTTTCGTAAGAACAAGTGGCTAAAAAATGGCATACTGCCTCCCAACTGCTCACCTTATTTTTCCGAAGCTAGACGAAAAAAGGTGCAAGACAAACGAGGCATTTATCTAACCGCTTGGACAGCTAGCAATCTAAAGGACTTACGAAAGCATTTGTTGTTTATCAAGGAGCATGGTATGAATGCCGTTGTAATTGACTGTAAAGATGACTTTGGTTATATTACGTATAATTCTCGGGTTAAAATGGCCAGCGAAATCAAGGCGATTCGTCCCATGCTAGATATACAGGCGATTCGTGCCTTAGCAGATGAGCTAGATATTTATCTGATTGCTCGTGTGGTCCTTTTTAAGGATGAAAAACTATATCGATATGCCGGAAATGGCTATGCATTATGGGATAAAAAAAGGAATGCACCATGGGCCCATTTTATAAAAACCCCTACAGGCCAACTGGTTCAACGAGAATACTGGGTGAATCTCTTTTCGCCTGAAGTTTGGGAGTACAACCTCCAAATTGCCCAGGAGTTGCAATCTCTAGGTATGGATGAGATTCAATTTGACTACATCCGGCTGCCTTCAGAGGGGCCTCTTCATACCATTTCTTGTCGTCATAATAACTATGAAATGAAGGCTATAGATGCCCTAGAGTCTTACTTAAAGAGGGCGCGTGAAGTCTTGACCTTACCTATCTCTGTCAACGTATTTGGCTATAACGGTTGGTTTTTGACCAACGCACTGGGGCAAAATATCCAACGGCTAGCCCTTTATGTAGATGCGATTTCTCCTATGACCTATCCTTCTCACTACCACACTACCTTTTTAGGGACTACGCCATATTTCAAAAAAGCCCATCTGCTGTATAAAGTAGGCTCAGATCGTTCCGCCTTCTATACCAAAGAACAAGTTTGTATTCGTCAGTATGTACAAGCCTTCCTTTTGGGAGCAGAAAGGAAATTTTCAGAAGAGGTCTATTGCAATTATATGAAAGCGCAAATAGCCGGCGTCTATGGTTCAAAAGGGTCAGGCTTTTTACTCTGGAATGCTTCCAATAACTATTACATGGTAAAGCAGGGTTTGCTTCGTTCTCCATTATCGAGTTTGTCTAAGTATAGCTGGGCTACAGGTAAAAAATGA
- a CDS encoding AAA family ATPase, with protein MEDKGLNAARRVRIPIGKASAKQMIDAGFYADKTDYISKLFEDEGTYYFFIRPRRFGKSLLLDTIDQIAQGNKELFKVCAIGQQENYAWKKYPVIWLNFSELTSKKASLLEEELQYKLLEISNTYGLHGLKAPSLSTKLGELIHALGGLQKGYEPIPIVLIDEYDSPLISSKKEQYEDVLAVLSSFFKVLKSRQKDCKFIFVTGVTKFHLSGLTSGANSANDISLHEDYAGMLGYTEEDIDNLFLSKNAIINPVLERLNSKKTQEEKYTLIQIKQEVKDYYNGYCFTTDKMVSVYNPDSILRFFYAKDFENFWFNSGSPTILLQQMKQNMHRFNMDWDKCSFSIDKVRFKLVHPSLHEMPLLPLMYQTGYLTMDLDPSHVQDKNNLLYHLRFPNQEVKSALKLILADFVAQAQQEAGKACSISILESLRKEAWVSFLNMIRSDCLAKAGYRFLDRTEKSFQATLYVFLNGAFHATQETHASAERDSGMGRLDIVMEDQYNGQSTVYIVELKVDKPALDALKQIHSKDYSLQYGTYRKKVLIGLTCDATKLNITEAVIQVHQKDDENDFKVMSSKNFTINSDGYFETT; from the coding sequence ATGGAGGATAAAGGGTTAAATGCTGCTAGGAGGGTACGTATTCCTATTGGAAAAGCTAGTGCCAAACAGATGATAGATGCTGGTTTTTACGCAGATAAAACTGATTATATTTCTAAACTATTTGAAGATGAGGGAACTTATTACTTCTTTATAAGGCCACGTAGGTTTGGCAAATCATTACTATTGGATACCATAGACCAAATAGCCCAAGGTAATAAGGAACTGTTTAAGGTGTGTGCTATTGGTCAGCAAGAAAACTATGCGTGGAAGAAGTATCCTGTTATTTGGTTGAATTTTTCAGAGTTAACTTCTAAAAAAGCTTCTTTATTGGAAGAAGAGCTACAATATAAACTTTTAGAAATTTCAAATACATATGGCCTCCATGGATTAAAAGCTCCTTCACTTAGCACGAAATTGGGTGAGTTGATACATGCCCTAGGAGGGTTGCAAAAAGGTTACGAACCTATTCCCATTGTTTTAATTGACGAATATGACAGCCCATTAATTTCCTCTAAAAAAGAGCAATATGAAGATGTACTTGCCGTGCTTAGTTCATTTTTCAAAGTCTTAAAAAGTCGTCAAAAGGATTGTAAATTTATTTTTGTAACAGGTGTAACTAAATTTCATTTATCTGGACTTACCTCAGGTGCTAACTCGGCAAATGACATATCATTGCATGAAGATTATGCAGGGATGCTGGGCTATACAGAAGAGGATATTGACAATCTATTTCTTAGCAAGAATGCAATTATTAATCCTGTACTTGAAAGACTGAACAGCAAGAAGACGCAGGAAGAAAAGTACACACTGATTCAAATCAAACAAGAGGTAAAGGATTATTATAATGGTTATTGTTTTACAACTGATAAAATGGTAAGCGTTTATAATCCAGACTCCATACTAAGATTCTTTTATGCAAAAGATTTTGAGAATTTCTGGTTTAACTCTGGCAGTCCTACCATCTTATTGCAACAAATGAAGCAAAATATGCATCGGTTTAATATGGATTGGGATAAATGCAGTTTCTCAATAGATAAGGTGAGATTTAAACTGGTACATCCTTCGCTCCATGAAATGCCTTTGCTGCCATTGATGTATCAAACAGGATACCTCACGATGGATCTTGATCCATCTCATGTGCAGGATAAAAACAACCTGCTCTATCATTTGAGATTTCCCAACCAAGAAGTAAAATCTGCTTTAAAGCTTATATTAGCTGATTTTGTTGCTCAAGCCCAACAAGAAGCAGGGAAAGCATGTAGCATCTCTATTTTAGAATCTTTAAGAAAAGAAGCGTGGGTTTCTTTTCTTAACATGATTCGAAGCGATTGTTTAGCCAAAGCGGGTTACCGTTTCTTAGATAGAACTGAAAAAAGCTTTCAGGCCACTTTATATGTGTTTCTCAATGGTGCCTTTCATGCCACTCAAGAGACGCATGCTAGCGCTGAAAGAGATAGTGGCATGGGGCGTTTGGATATCGTTATGGAAGACCAGTACAATGGCCAAAGCACCGTTTATATTGTTGAGTTAAAAGTAGACAAGCCAGCTTTAGACGCTTTAAAACAAATACATAGTAAAGACTACAGCCTTCAATATGGCACATATCGTAAAAAGGTCCTTATAGGTTTAACCTGTGATGCTACAAAGCTTAATATTACAGAGGCAGTTATTCAAGTGCATCAAAAGGATGATGAAAATGACTTTAAGGTAATGTCAAGTAAAAATTTTACAATTAATAGCGATGGGTATTTTGAAACAACATAA
- a CDS encoding transglycosylase domain-containing protein — MEKIIGIIWKFFIAVVVGIPIYLFSVQVNFYNLYGGMPSTDLLENPQSELASELYAADGILLGKYFRNNRSSVTYEEISPNMIHALIASEDYRFEQHAGIDLRGLSRAFFLSIVLQQNKGGGSTLTQQLAKNLFNIRREANYRGKCSNIPLLSKLILKTKEWILAVQLERAYTKQEIIAMYLNTVTFGSNTYGIKVAARTFFNKTPAELRVEEAALLVGLLRAPTRYSPIKHPESANHIRNVVLSQMVKYGFLKQSEYDLICEIPTELQYQEENYEKGIAPYFRAVVRDFLLKWAQENGYDLFADGLRIYTTIDSRVQVHAEAAVKEHMATLQNKFDAHWKDQNPWVHENGNEIADYIEKAIKKTTLYQKLLKEYGTDTESIDKILHTPVSTTLFSWEGPIQKTISPIEAFKYHRRILQAGCMAMDPYTGHIKAWVGGIDYKHFQYDHVKQGKRQTGSTFKPIVYTVALDNDYLPTDLVTDEPVTFLQPNGATWTPQNAWKSYSGKQYTLRYAMAKSYNSITSYLIKQLTPQLVVDYAKRMGLQGPLDPVPAICLGCSDASIYEMVGAYSTFLNKGVWTEPFFITHIEDKHGNILQTFIPQRHEAIHEDTADLMTYMLQGSLDEGALNGVPLALRGQNDIAGKSGTTSNHSDGWFIGLTQNLCTGVWVGGEDRCIHFRDFALGQGSATARPIWEKFMLRLYSDPLLVYKKGPLIPGHTLSEKVKNIIQSKTPDPQSTDASSNQSTGTPEKKKIAIELDIAKIL, encoded by the coding sequence ATGGAAAAAATAATAGGTATAATTTGGAAATTTTTTATAGCGGTAGTCGTAGGCATTCCTATTTACCTTTTTTCTGTTCAAGTCAATTTCTACAATTTATATGGCGGCATGCCATCCACAGACTTGTTAGAAAACCCACAAAGTGAGCTCGCTTCTGAGCTCTATGCCGCTGATGGCATTTTACTAGGCAAGTACTTTAGAAACAACCGAAGTTCTGTAACCTATGAGGAAATCTCCCCTAATATGATTCATGCGCTTATCGCCTCAGAAGATTATCGTTTTGAGCAACATGCTGGTATAGATTTACGGGGATTATCGCGTGCCTTTTTTCTTTCGATTGTATTGCAACAAAACAAAGGAGGGGGTAGCACGTTGACCCAACAGTTGGCTAAAAATCTTTTCAACATTAGAAGAGAGGCAAACTATAGAGGCAAATGTTCCAATATTCCCTTGCTGAGTAAACTGATTCTTAAAACGAAAGAGTGGATCCTAGCCGTTCAACTCGAGCGCGCTTATACCAAGCAAGAAATTATAGCCATGTATCTAAACACAGTTACCTTTGGAAGCAATACCTATGGTATAAAAGTAGCTGCACGCACCTTTTTTAACAAAACACCAGCCGAATTACGCGTAGAAGAGGCTGCACTATTGGTAGGTCTATTGCGTGCCCCTACCCGCTACAGCCCGATAAAGCATCCTGAAAGTGCCAACCATATTAGAAATGTAGTACTATCCCAAATGGTTAAATATGGTTTTCTAAAACAATCTGAATACGACCTTATTTGTGAAATACCTACTGAATTACAGTATCAAGAAGAAAATTATGAAAAGGGTATAGCGCCTTATTTTAGAGCGGTAGTACGGGACTTCCTCTTAAAATGGGCGCAAGAAAATGGTTATGATCTTTTTGCAGATGGGCTGCGCATCTATACTACTATTGATAGCCGGGTGCAAGTACACGCAGAAGCTGCTGTAAAAGAGCACATGGCCACACTACAAAATAAATTTGATGCACACTGGAAAGATCAAAATCCATGGGTGCATGAAAATGGGAACGAAATAGCAGACTATATTGAAAAAGCGATAAAAAAAACAACACTTTACCAAAAGTTGCTTAAAGAATATGGAACAGACACCGAATCCATTGATAAAATATTGCATACACCTGTATCCACCACATTATTTTCCTGGGAAGGCCCCATTCAAAAAACAATAAGCCCTATAGAAGCCTTTAAATACCATCGAAGGATATTACAAGCCGGATGTATGGCCATGGACCCTTATACAGGCCATATTAAAGCTTGGGTAGGTGGTATTGATTACAAACATTTTCAGTACGATCATGTGAAACAGGGTAAACGGCAAACTGGCTCAACCTTTAAACCTATAGTATACACCGTAGCATTGGATAATGATTACTTGCCAACAGATTTGGTCACAGATGAGCCGGTTACTTTTTTACAACCCAATGGGGCAACTTGGACGCCACAAAATGCCTGGAAAAGTTACTCTGGAAAGCAATATACCTTACGATATGCTATGGCCAAGTCTTACAACTCTATTACATCTTATCTGATTAAGCAACTTACGCCTCAATTGGTTGTAGATTACGCCAAGCGCATGGGCCTACAAGGCCCCTTAGATCCAGTTCCTGCCATTTGTTTGGGTTGTAGTGATGCTTCTATTTATGAAATGGTAGGGGCATACAGTACTTTTTTAAACAAAGGAGTTTGGACGGAGCCCTTTTTTATTACCCATATTGAAGATAAACATGGCAATATATTACAAACCTTTATCCCCCAACGGCATGAAGCCATTCACGAGGATACGGCTGATCTTATGACCTATATGCTGCAAGGCTCACTAGATGAAGGTGCCTTAAATGGGGTGCCCTTAGCACTAAGGGGGCAAAACGATATAGCGGGGAAATCGGGTACTACGTCCAACCATTCAGATGGCTGGTTTATCGGATTAACCCAAAACCTTTGTACAGGTGTTTGGGTAGGTGGAGAAGATCGTTGCATTCATTTTAGAGATTTTGCACTGGGACAAGGTAGTGCAACCGCACGCCCTATATGGGAAAAATTTATGTTAAGGCTGTATAGTGACCCTCTTCTGGTCTATAAAAAAGGACCTTTGATCCCGGGCCACACCTTATCTGAAAAGGTAAAAAATATTATTCAAAGCAAAACGCCAGATCCCCAATCTACCGATGCAAGTAGCAATCAGTCAACGGGTACACCAGAGAAAAAGAAAATAGCCATAGAATTAGATATAGCTAAAATACTCTAG
- a CDS encoding non-canonical purine NTP pyrophosphatase: MKTINFVTSNLLKLQQVQAILRNNTTFKLVHHPLELPELQASLDEIAINKCITAATIIGDAVLVEDTAFTFNSLNGLPGPYIKTFIQQIGLEGLVRILSDFEDKTAVATSTFAYTEGPNQPVKLFTGTMNGTITQSSNMPENQTNWQSIFQPEGYHINYAMMEEDQKNKISHRYKALMLLIDYLTHSTI; the protein is encoded by the coding sequence ATGAAAACAATCAACTTTGTCACCAGCAATCTATTAAAACTACAACAGGTTCAAGCTATTTTAAGAAATAACACCACTTTTAAGCTGGTGCATCATCCCTTAGAATTACCAGAGCTACAAGCATCTTTAGATGAAATTGCCATTAACAAATGTATAACTGCCGCTACTATTATAGGAGATGCAGTGTTGGTAGAAGATACTGCATTCACCTTTAATAGTTTAAATGGTTTGCCTGGGCCTTACATTAAAACTTTTATACAGCAAATAGGTTTAGAAGGACTAGTACGAATTTTATCAGATTTTGAAGATAAAACTGCAGTAGCGACCTCTACTTTCGCCTATACAGAAGGCCCAAACCAGCCCGTAAAGCTGTTTACGGGCACCATGAATGGAACCATTACCCAGTCTAGCAACATGCCAGAAAACCAAACCAATTGGCAATCTATTTTTCAACCAGAAGGATATCATATAAACTATGCCATGATGGAAGAAGATCAAAAAAATAAAATCTCACATCGCTATAAAGCACTTATGTTACTGATAGATTACCTTACACATTCAACTATTTGA
- a CDS encoding ankyrin repeat domain-containing protein, with protein sequence MIIVLLLSTILSCSRLIHYSVNSDKKLPDKTLVELAALVGSLPIKHNPLCALDQDGRNMLHHCALNNRPESVQLCLSLRFPDHAYARLTANQQDKLGYTPLHLAATCGHVVVVEKLLEVEAGRKSINDVDRFCRSALHFAAAYGHVEVVKKLLEVQDPLVDVNAKDSYLNAPIHLAAINGHVVVVEKLLEVEAGRKSINDVDRFCRSALHFAVAYGHVEVVKKLLEVQDPLVDVNAKDSCLNAPIHLAAMHGHVDVVQKLCTHTYPKVNVNALDVWLNAPLPLAAANGHVAVVEVLLKHEDLYIDKKNYFASSGLNVAAKNGHIAVVKTLLKYGGINAHTIDASGRTVLHWAAENGYVALVKAVLHGALLSDLEDVEVNIRDRFGQTPLHLAAANGHAAIVEVLLQDGRVNPHIKDYSSRSPLALARQKCHKAVVRAFVKNSGVLYKRGSRLLSFSCISIK encoded by the coding sequence ATGATTATTGTACTGCTTTTATCTACCATTCTTTCGTGTAGTAGGTTAATCCATTATAGTGTAAACTCTGACAAAAAATTGCCAGACAAAACCCTTGTAGAATTGGCTGCCTTAGTGGGTAGCTTGCCTATCAAGCATAACCCCTTATGTGCACTAGACCAGGATGGCCGAAATATGCTGCACCATTGTGCTTTGAACAATCGACCAGAGAGTGTTCAATTATGCCTTTCGCTTCGGTTTCCAGATCATGCGTATGCCCGTCTTACTGCCAATCAACAAGATAAACTAGGCTATACTCCACTTCATTTGGCGGCAACATGTGGCCATGTAGTCGTAGTTGAAAAGTTGCTGGAAGTGGAAGCAGGAAGGAAGTCTATCAATGACGTAGATCGCTTCTGTAGGTCTGCGCTTCATTTTGCGGCAGCATATGGGCATGTAGAGGTAGTCAAAAAGTTACTGGAAGTGCAAGACCCACTTGTTGATGTAAATGCAAAAGATTCTTATCTTAACGCTCCGATTCATTTAGCAGCAATAAATGGCCATGTAGTCGTAGTTGAAAAGTTGCTGGAAGTGGAAGCAGGAAGGAAGTCTATCAATGACGTAGATCGCTTCTGTAGGTCTGCGCTTCATTTTGCGGTAGCATATGGGCATGTAGAGGTAGTCAAAAAGTTACTGGAAGTGCAAGACCCACTTGTTGATGTAAATGCAAAAGATTCTTGTCTTAACGCTCCGATTCATTTAGCAGCAATGCATGGTCATGTAGATGTAGTCCAAAAACTGTGTACGCATACCTATCCAAAGGTTAATGTTAATGCATTAGACGTTTGGTTGAACGCTCCGCTTCCTTTGGCAGCAGCAAATGGTCATGTAGCTGTGGTCGAAGTGTTGTTAAAACATGAAGACCTTTACATTGATAAAAAAAATTATTTTGCAAGCTCTGGCCTTAATGTGGCAGCAAAAAATGGTCATATAGCCGTAGTCAAAACGCTGCTAAAATATGGAGGCATTAACGCGCATACAATAGATGCTTCCGGTAGAACAGTCCTTCATTGGGCAGCAGAAAATGGTTATGTGGCTCTAGTTAAAGCCGTTCTGCATGGGGCGTTACTCAGCGATCTGGAAGATGTAGAGGTGAATATAAGGGATCGTTTTGGCCAGACTCCACTTCATTTGGCCGCAGCAAATGGTCATGCAGCTATTGTTGAAGTGCTATTGCAAGATGGCAGAGTTAATCCTCATATAAAGGACTATTCTAGTAGGTCCCCTTTAGCGTTGGCACGCCAAAAGTGTCATAAAGCTGTAGTTAGAGCATTTGTGAAAAATTCGGGTGTGCTCTATAAGAGAGGTTCTCGGCTGTTGAGCTTTTCATGTATCAGCATCAAATAG
- a CDS encoding Glu/Leu/Phe/Val family dehydrogenase — translation MKIIEQTISNYIFSNYSNDSIHFSQKGHEQVVYFQDEATGLQAIVGIHDTTLGPAVGGLRFFEYQDERDALKDVLRLSRGMTYKASIAGLNCGGGKAVIMKKKGMKLTEALLRKYGTFIERLGGHYITAPDYNTTMEHMVEIAKSTRHVIGLPVASGGSGDPSENTAYGVYMAMKATAKKTFGRDCLTGKKIGIAGVGKVGYFLAQLLCKEEAIVYVADICAKRLQAITEVCKVEVVAAERLCSRPLDIYAPCALGATLNSATIPMLNCAIVVGAANNQLADQDRDGKLLLKRGIIYTPDFLANAGGLINAVTELEPRSKDLVKKRTEQLYTICLDVLDKAAKTARPTQEIAQEMAIARIQSIKNAQLGQ, via the coding sequence ATGAAAATAATAGAACAAACCATTTCGAATTATATTTTTAGCAACTATTCAAATGATTCCATCCATTTTTCCCAAAAAGGGCATGAGCAAGTGGTCTATTTTCAAGATGAAGCAACTGGTTTGCAAGCCATTGTGGGCATACATGATACTACATTAGGGCCTGCTGTTGGTGGATTGCGTTTTTTTGAATATCAAGATGAACGAGATGCACTCAAAGATGTACTGCGCCTTTCCAGGGGAATGACCTACAAAGCATCTATAGCTGGATTAAACTGCGGAGGAGGAAAAGCTGTGATTATGAAAAAAAAAGGCATGAAACTTACCGAAGCACTGCTGCGCAAATATGGAACTTTTATAGAGCGGTTGGGGGGGCATTACATTACTGCACCAGACTACAATACTACTATGGAGCATATGGTAGAGATTGCAAAATCAACCCGCCATGTCATAGGCCTTCCTGTCGCATCAGGGGGTAGTGGCGATCCCTCAGAGAATACGGCTTATGGGGTCTATATGGCCATGAAAGCTACTGCAAAAAAAACATTTGGTAGAGATTGCTTAACTGGCAAAAAAATTGGTATAGCGGGCGTAGGCAAAGTGGGCTACTTTTTGGCACAATTGCTCTGCAAAGAGGAAGCGATTGTCTATGTAGCCGATATATGCGCCAAGCGGCTTCAAGCTATAACGGAAGTCTGCAAAGTAGAAGTAGTAGCAGCTGAGCGGTTATGCAGCCGGCCGCTAGACATATATGCACCATGTGCTTTAGGTGCCACCTTAAATAGTGCAACCATTCCAATGCTGAATTGTGCCATCGTAGTGGGTGCAGCCAATAACCAACTAGCAGATCAAGACCGAGATGGCAAACTGTTGCTAAAAAGAGGAATTATATATACACCAGACTTTTTGGCCAATGCAGGGGGGCTAATCAACGCCGTTACGGAATTAGAACCTAGGTCTAAAGATTTGGTCAAAAAACGTACCGAGCAGCTCTATACCATCTGCCTTGATGTATTAGATAAAGCTGCAAAAACAGCTCGCCCAACGCAGGAGATAGCGCAAGAAATGGCTATCGCACGTATTCAAAGCATCAAAAATGCACAACTTGGCCAATAG